The proteins below are encoded in one region of Puntigrus tetrazona isolate hp1 chromosome 5, ASM1883169v1, whole genome shotgun sequence:
- the tmem232 gene encoding LOW QUALITY PROTEIN: transmembrane protein 232 (The sequence of the model RefSeq protein was modified relative to this genomic sequence to represent the inferred CDS: inserted 2 bases in 1 codon) codes for MPILKIPIKHYLGIVSQSQQEDFKKRFRKRAEETGTARNTTGVRRNPLETTEGFVEKYNRAQGCKEQEQYENAAQQFLNRCKRRAGFTRGGEGRCLDLPWAWTRLLLLSSCNGKVRNDSLDVLVVSLDHAPVDPDQIPALFHLAESAQRFLSSETTLLGQPCSYEVKMLQLGYLVSLRLLVFKLTGNLKGHQPSSVYLHSLKGLLKCETRYRELPNMLFAADFMLRVGEDLCALRLADAGSVQVSAEAREHGVNQILWHCLLSYRCVQNNGARLSPVIKRLMLLRDKLQHDNWVHCGLGLMILGEAAKSSMLCLQTLMNLHVTQRQDRSQEMTSQSASWPWQLEHIYCSVMIDVCQNSYCAELKKTALGGQSNSAQRRPSGGLISLLKQSHEDAWRLRHGVVQGLTQISRRITLQGALRNEARLTLQEHLKQETDPRVTNAVRITQGDKRLLEKHRERMRSSHAVEVSVCAQSERITGRIAHSLSQICSADHQHRIKTTEPTAGAGRGRPEPVAPRSVTKDLHKTPRQGKHEASHLDLRTRTDIDLIKVVEDQWQKELKIMAEREEEIEKTELEEEEKSMKKRTXKKNTKPYELPWFYNTPRVYKAMRKSP; via the exons ATGCCTATACTCAAAATTCCTATCAAACATTATTTAGGAATAGTGTCTCAGTCTCAGCAAGAGGATTTCAAGAAACGTTTCAGAAAGAGGGCTGAAGAAACTGGTACTGCTAGAAATACCACCGGTGTCAGAAg AAACCCATTGGAAACAACAGAAGGCTTCGTCGAAAAATACAATCGAGCGCAAGGATGCAAAGAGCAGGAACAGTATGAAAATGCTGCGCAGCAGTTTCTAAATCGATGCAAG CGTCGTGCAGGATTCACACGTGGAGGCGAAGGCAGATGTCTTGATCTCCCCTGGGCCTGGACACGGCTTCTCCTGCTAAGTTCATGCAACGGAAAAGTCAGAAACG ATTCTCTGGACGTCCTGGTCGTATCACTGGACCACGCACCCGTTGATCCAGATCAGATCCCTGCGCTGTTCCACCTGGCAGAGTCAGCCCAGCGTTTCCTGAGCTCTGAAACAACTCTTTTGGGCCAGCCATGTTCTTACGAAGTGAAGATGCTGCAG cttGGTTATCTAGTCTCTCTGAGGCTGCTCGTCTTTAAACTGACCGGTAATTTGAAAGGACACCAGCCAAGCAGCGTCTATCTTCACAGCCTGAAAG GGCTGTTAAAATGTGAGACACGTTACCGAGAGCTTCCCAACATGTTATTTGCCGCTGACTTCATGCTGCGCGTCGGGGAGGATCTGTGCGCTCTCAGACTCGCCGACGCCGGTTCAGTGCAG gtctCTGCGGAAGCACGGGAGCACGGTGTTAACCAGATACTATGGCACTGCCTTCTCAGCTATCGCTGCGTGCAAAACAATGGCGCTCGGCTCTCTCCGGTGATCAAACGGCTTATGTTGCTGAGAGATAAACTTCAACACGACAACTG GGTCCACTGCGGGTTAGGACTGATGATCCTGGGAGAGGCTGCTAAATCTAGCATGCTCTGCCTTCAGACACTTATGAACCTTCACGTGACTCAAAGACAAGACCGTTCTCAG GAAATGACATCGCAGAGCGCGTCCTGGCCGTGGCAGCTGGAGCACATTTACTGCTCTGTTATGATCGACGTTTGCCAAAACAGCTACTGCGCTGAGCTGAAGAAAACAGCCCTCGGTGGACAGTCAAACTCTGCTCAGCGCAGGCCTTCTGGAGGACTTATAAGCTTGCTGAAACAAT CGCATGAAGACGCGTGGAGGCTGCGGCACGGTGTGGTTCAGGGTTTGACACAGATCAGCCGCAGGATCACGCTTCAGGGAGCTTTGAGGAACGAGGCCCGGTTAACGCTGCAGGAACACCTGAAGCAGGAGACAGACCCCCGTGTCACGAACGCTGTGAGGATCACCCAG GGTGATAAAAGGCTTCTGGAGAAGCACAGAGAGAGGATGAGAAGTTCACACGCGGTTGAAGTAAGCGTATGTGCACAGAGCGAGCGGATCACCGGTCGGATAGCGCACTCTCTGTCCCAGATCTGCTCTGCAGACCACCAGCACAGAATAAAAACCACCGAACCCACAGCCGGGGCCGGAAGAGGACGCCCTGAACCCGTCGCACCCCGCTCGGTTACCAAAGACCTTCACAAAACACCAAG ACAGGGAAAACATGAAGCTTCTCATCTGGACCTGAGAACCAGGACTGATATTGATCTGATTAAAGTTGTGGAAGATCAA TGGCAAAAGGAACTGAAAATAATGGcggaaagagaggaagagattgAGAAGACAGagctggaggaagaggagaagagcATGAAGAAACGCAC gaaaaagaacacaaaacctTATGAGTTACCATGGTTTTACAACACACCACGAGTCTATAAAGCAATGAGAAAAAGTCCTTAA
- the tia1 gene encoding nucleolysin TIA-1, producing MMDDEQPKTLYVGNLSRDVTEALIMQLFGQIGPCKSCKMIVDTAGNDPYCFVEFFEHRHAAASLAAMNGRKIMGKEVKVNWATSPSSQKKDTSNHFHVFVGDLSPEITTDDIRAAFAPFGRISDARVVKDMATGKSKGYGFVSFFNKWDAENAIQQMGGQWLGGRQIRTNWATRKPPAPKATYETNAKHLSFDEVVNQSSPSNCTVYCGGVTTGLTEQLMRQTFSPFGQIMEIRVFPDKGYSFVRFNSHESAAHAIVSVNGTSIEGHIVKCYWGKETTDMVSPMQQVQVPQQNKVGFAAQPYGQWGQWYGNAQQISQYVPNGWQVPTYGVYGQAWNQQGFNHIQAGAGWPGVSAVSNGGVVEPAQGVNGTVLANQSSMGTAGYHTH from the exons ATGATGGACGACGAGCAGCCCAAGACCCT gtATGTAGGAAACCTGTCACGGGATGTGACCGAGGCCCTTATAATGCAGCTCTTTGGTCAAATCGGCCCCTGCAAGAGCTGTAAAATGATTGTGGAT ACGGCAGGTAACGATCCATACTGCTTTGTGGAGTTCTTCGAGCATAGGCACGCAGCGGCCTCACTCGCAGCTATGAATGGGCGTAAAATAATGGGTAAG GAGGTAAAGGTCAACTGGGCTACATCACCAAGCAGCCAGAAAAAAGACACAAGCA ATCACTTCCATGTCTTTGTTGGAGACCTCAGTCCAGAAATCACCACTGATGACATCAGAGCTGCCTTTGCACCCTTTGGGAGGATATC AGATGCTCGCGTAGTCAAAGACATGGCGACGGGGAAGTCAAAAGGCTATGGTTTCGTTTCATTCTTCAACAAATGG GATGCAGAGAATGCCATTCAGCAAATGGGAGGTCAGTGGTTGGGCGGCAGGCAGATCAGGACTAACTGGGCTACAAGAAAACCCCCAGCGCCTAAAGCGACCTATGAAA CAAATGCCAAGCACTTGTCGTTTGATGAGGTGGTGAACCAGTCCAGTCCCAGCAACTGCACTGTGTATTGTGGCGGAGTCACTACAGGCCTTACAG AACAACTCATGAGACAGACCTTTTCCCCATTTGGTCAAATCATGGAAATTCGAGTGTTTCCGGACAAAGGCTACTCGTTTGTGAG GTTCAACTCTCACGAAAGCGCAGCTCATGCGATAGTGTCTGTTAATGGCACGTCCATAGAAGGGCACATAGTCAAATGTTACTGGGGTAAAGAGACTACGGACATGGTGAGCCCCATGCAGCAGGTGCAGGTACCCCAG CAGAATAAGGTTGGTTTTGCTGCACAACCGTACGGCCAGTGGGGACAGTGGTACGGCAACGCACAACAAATTAGTCAGTACGTCCCTAACGGCTGGCAGGTACCCACTTACGGCGTGTACGGACAGGCCTGGAACCAGCAGGGCTTCAA TCACATACAGGCTGGCGCTGGGTGGCCCGGTGTGAGCGCCGTCAGTAACGGAGGTGTGGTGGAGCCTGCGCAGGGAGTCAACGGGACCGTGCTAGCCAACCAGTCCAGCATGGGCACTGCAGGATACCACACACACTGA
- the c5h2orf42 gene encoding uncharacterized protein C2orf42 homolog isoform X2: MDGSLVNSGIPLASQTVVSSITQSSGNLSGKPRDKRKTPAFLSNLGKATLRGIRKCPQCGVYNGTRGLSCKNKACGTIFRDGDHGTGRLKKGACEVVQVVTDSGGGRAGGPQVFSVRQRGRGSEQRGFVELVLTDTAITTADGTLLTRVNLGRCYMPSCQQHESELTVEGGHQQVSQQSKSPCTHVKQAMECQTQATPLPLKSSVLEALVATSQAKEELWRLATETPGPLVQRVSKGTLIVKCQPGEAHPLGLLHLTVTVSGVKDKSVGLAPFHCACYEPNTNGDLGVRSGGQSNINEGENSHQHSLPERCLHFYACVCAFTSDEKLASEFSTFLNYNINGLQERADAAALSMPDSQQHIEPSISHRSKRLRFVESSTGSSQPVDETHVSLGFQQWLASVTERIHQTMHFQFDGKPEPLVFHIPQAFFNALQQRLSLGSKKRRLPNYTTTFVRNDALPLGPFSKYTWHITNLMHVKRIFDTPELPLELTQSFVKNSDGTYSPYRCRETPPDPGSDTCQYSRSNKPLAIRPLELRTFLRVGPAEQTEPVPFVIEWIPDILPHSKVGELRIGFEYGHQLGSKPEHCKKELNKQMASHGSEDPL; the protein is encoded by the exons ATGGATGGTTCGCTGGTAAACTCCGGAATACCACTGGCATCACAAACAGTGGTTTCCTCAATTACTCAAAGCTCTGGCAACTTGAGCGGGAAGCCTCGGGACAAGCGGAAGACTCCTGCATTTCTGTCCAACTTGGGCAAGGCTACCTTAAGAGGCATCCGCAAGTGCCCTCAGTGTGGCGTTTACAACGGCACCCGTGGCCTCAGCTGTAAGAACAAGGCCTGTGGAACCATCTTCAGGGATGGAGACCACGGAACGGGGCGTTTGAAGAAAGGGGCGTGCGAAGTGGTTCAAGTTGTGACAGACAGTGGAGGTGGCAGGGCTGGAGGACCGCAAGTGTTCTCTGTGCGTCAGCGGGGACGTGGCTCTGAACAGCGAGGCTTTGTTGAGCTAGTCCTCACGGATACAGCTATTACTACCGCAGATGGAACCCTGTTGACCCGTGTCAACCTCGGTCGCTGTTACATGCCCTCTTGCCAGCAACACGAAAGTGAGCTGACAGTAGAAGGTGGCCATCAGCAAGTGTCGCAACAATCCAAAAGTCCCTGTACCCATGTGAAGCAAGCCATGGAGTGTCAGACTCAAGCAACTCCTCTGCCACTCAAGAGCTCTGTGCTAGAGGCCCTAGTGGCCACTTCCCAGGCCAAGGAAGAGTTGTGGAGGCTGGCTACCGAAACACCAGGACCGCTGGTGCAGAGGGTCTCTAAAGGCACCCTAATAGTGAAATGCCAGCCAGGTGAAGCCCACCCTCTGGGACTGCTGCATCTGACAGTGACCGTATCTGGTGTTAAAGACAAATCTGTGGGTCTGGCTCCCTTTCACTGTGCGTGTTATGAACCAAATACCAATGGGGATTTAGGGGTTAGAAGTGGGGGTCAGTCTAATATCAACGAAGGAGAAAATTCCCACCAGCATAGTTTACCTGAGCGCTGCCTTCATTtctatgcttgtgtgtgtgccttCACAAGTGATGAAAAGCTGGCTTCTGAGTTTTCAACTTTCCTCAACTACAACATCAACG GACTTCAGGAGAGGGCAGATGCCGCAGCGCTCAGTATGCCTGACTCTCAGCAGCACATTGAGCCTTCCATCTCTCATCGTTCCAAGAGGCTCAGATTTGTGGAGTCCTCTACAG GAAGTAGCCAGCCTGTGGATGAGACACATGTGTCACTGGGTTTCCAGCAGTGGCTGGCCAGTGTTACAGAGAGGATCCATCAGACGATGCACTTTCAGTTTGATG GAAAGCCTGAGCCATTGGTGTTCCACATCCCTCAGGCTTTCTTCAATGCCTTACAGCAGCGTTTATCATTGGGCTCAAAGAAGAGACGACTCCCCAACTACACCACCA catttgtGCGTAATGATGCTTTGCCTCTGGGCCCTTTCTCTAAATACACCTGGCACATTACCAACTTGATGCATGTGAAACGCATCTTTGATACCCCAGAG TTACCTCTAGAGCTCACTCAGAGCTTTGTGAAGAACAGCGACGGCACCTATTCACCGTACCGCTGTCGGGAAACTCCTCCTGATCCTGGATCAGACACCTGCCAATATTCACGCTCCAATAAACCTCTGGCCATCAGACCGCTGGAGCTACGTACCTTCCTCAGAGTGG GGCCAGCTGAGCAGACAGAGCCGGTGCCCTTTGTGATCGAATGGATCCCAGACATCCTTCCGCACTCAAAGGTGGGAGAACTGAGGATCGGGTTTGAGTACGGTCATCAGCTGGGCAGTAAACCGGAGCACTGCAAGAAAGAGCTGAACAAACAGATGGCATCCCACGGCAGTGAAGACCCACTGTAG
- the c5h2orf42 gene encoding uncharacterized protein C2orf42 homolog isoform X1 — translation MDGSLVNSGIPLASQTVVSSITQSSGNLSGKPRDKRKTPAFLSNLGKATLRGIRKCPQCGVYNGTRGLSCKNKACGTIFRDGDHGTGRLKKGACEVVQVVTDSGGGRAGGPQVFSVRQRGRGSEQRGFVELVLTDTAITTADGTLLTRVNLGRCYMPSCQQHESELTVEGGHQQVSQQSKSPCTHVKQAMECQTQATPLPLKSSVLEALVATSQAKEELWRLATETPGPLVQRVSKGTLIVKCQPGEAHPLGLLHLTVTVSGVKDKSVGLAPFHCACYEPNTNGDLGVRSGGQSNINEGENSHQHSLPERCLHFYACVCAFTSDEKLASEFSTFLNYNINGLQERADAAALSMPDSQQHIEPSISHRSKRLRFVESSTASFVSSTFLLAVKDTSAPTLNQRKPTHRKHSSSAGLVNPGSSQPVDETHVSLGFQQWLASVTERIHQTMHFQFDGKPEPLVFHIPQAFFNALQQRLSLGSKKRRLPNYTTTFVRNDALPLGPFSKYTWHITNLMHVKRIFDTPELPLELTQSFVKNSDGTYSPYRCRETPPDPGSDTCQYSRSNKPLAIRPLELRTFLRVGPAEQTEPVPFVIEWIPDILPHSKVGELRIGFEYGHQLGSKPEHCKKELNKQMASHGSEDPL, via the exons ATGGATGGTTCGCTGGTAAACTCCGGAATACCACTGGCATCACAAACAGTGGTTTCCTCAATTACTCAAAGCTCTGGCAACTTGAGCGGGAAGCCTCGGGACAAGCGGAAGACTCCTGCATTTCTGTCCAACTTGGGCAAGGCTACCTTAAGAGGCATCCGCAAGTGCCCTCAGTGTGGCGTTTACAACGGCACCCGTGGCCTCAGCTGTAAGAACAAGGCCTGTGGAACCATCTTCAGGGATGGAGACCACGGAACGGGGCGTTTGAAGAAAGGGGCGTGCGAAGTGGTTCAAGTTGTGACAGACAGTGGAGGTGGCAGGGCTGGAGGACCGCAAGTGTTCTCTGTGCGTCAGCGGGGACGTGGCTCTGAACAGCGAGGCTTTGTTGAGCTAGTCCTCACGGATACAGCTATTACTACCGCAGATGGAACCCTGTTGACCCGTGTCAACCTCGGTCGCTGTTACATGCCCTCTTGCCAGCAACACGAAAGTGAGCTGACAGTAGAAGGTGGCCATCAGCAAGTGTCGCAACAATCCAAAAGTCCCTGTACCCATGTGAAGCAAGCCATGGAGTGTCAGACTCAAGCAACTCCTCTGCCACTCAAGAGCTCTGTGCTAGAGGCCCTAGTGGCCACTTCCCAGGCCAAGGAAGAGTTGTGGAGGCTGGCTACCGAAACACCAGGACCGCTGGTGCAGAGGGTCTCTAAAGGCACCCTAATAGTGAAATGCCAGCCAGGTGAAGCCCACCCTCTGGGACTGCTGCATCTGACAGTGACCGTATCTGGTGTTAAAGACAAATCTGTGGGTCTGGCTCCCTTTCACTGTGCGTGTTATGAACCAAATACCAATGGGGATTTAGGGGTTAGAAGTGGGGGTCAGTCTAATATCAACGAAGGAGAAAATTCCCACCAGCATAGTTTACCTGAGCGCTGCCTTCATTtctatgcttgtgtgtgtgccttCACAAGTGATGAAAAGCTGGCTTCTGAGTTTTCAACTTTCCTCAACTACAACATCAACG GACTTCAGGAGAGGGCAGATGCCGCAGCGCTCAGTATGCCTGACTCTCAGCAGCACATTGAGCCTTCCATCTCTCATCGTTCCAAGAGGCTCAGATTTGTGGAGTCCTCTACAG CTTCCTTTGTGTCCTCCACGTTTCTTCTGGCTGTCAAAGATACTTCTGCTCCCACCCTAAACCAGCGCAAGCCCACTCACAGAAAACACTCAAGTTCTGCTGGGCTTGTGAACCCAG GAAGTAGCCAGCCTGTGGATGAGACACATGTGTCACTGGGTTTCCAGCAGTGGCTGGCCAGTGTTACAGAGAGGATCCATCAGACGATGCACTTTCAGTTTGATG GAAAGCCTGAGCCATTGGTGTTCCACATCCCTCAGGCTTTCTTCAATGCCTTACAGCAGCGTTTATCATTGGGCTCAAAGAAGAGACGACTCCCCAACTACACCACCA catttgtGCGTAATGATGCTTTGCCTCTGGGCCCTTTCTCTAAATACACCTGGCACATTACCAACTTGATGCATGTGAAACGCATCTTTGATACCCCAGAG TTACCTCTAGAGCTCACTCAGAGCTTTGTGAAGAACAGCGACGGCACCTATTCACCGTACCGCTGTCGGGAAACTCCTCCTGATCCTGGATCAGACACCTGCCAATATTCACGCTCCAATAAACCTCTGGCCATCAGACCGCTGGAGCTACGTACCTTCCTCAGAGTGG GGCCAGCTGAGCAGACAGAGCCGGTGCCCTTTGTGATCGAATGGATCCCAGACATCCTTCCGCACTCAAAGGTGGGAGAACTGAGGATCGGGTTTGAGTACGGTCATCAGCTGGGCAGTAAACCGGAGCACTGCAAGAAAGAGCTGAACAAACAGATGGCATCCCACGGCAGTGAAGACCCACTGTAG
- the c5h2orf42 gene encoding uncharacterized protein C2orf42 homolog isoform X3, producing the protein MDGSLVNSGIPLASQTVVSSITQSSGNLSGKPRDKRKTPAFLSNLGKATLRGIRKCPQCGVYNGTRGLSCKNKACGTIFRDGDHGTGRLKKGACEVVQVVTDSGGGRAGGPQVFSVRQRGRGSEQRGFVELVLTDTAITTADGTLLTRVNLGRCYMPSCQQHESELTVEGGHQQVSQQSKSPCTHVKQAMECQTQATPLPLKSSVLEALVATSQAKEELWRLATETPGPLVQRVSKGTLIVKCQPGEAHPLGLLHLTVTVSGVKDKSVGLAPFHCACYEPNTNGDLGVRSGGQSNINEGENSHQHSLPERCLHFYACVCAFTSDEKLASEFSTFLNYNINGLQERADAAALSMPDSQQHIEPSISHRSKRLRFVESSTVSPDRIATDEVASLWMRHMCHWVSSSGWPVLQRGSIRRCTFSLMESLSHWCSTSLRLSSMPYSSVYHWAQRRDDSPTTPPLPLELTQSFVKNSDGTYSPYRCRETPPDPGSDTCQYSRSNKPLAIRPLELRTFLRVGPAEQTEPVPFVIEWIPDILPHSKVGELRIGFEYGHQLGSKPEHCKKELNKQMASHGSEDPL; encoded by the exons ATGGATGGTTCGCTGGTAAACTCCGGAATACCACTGGCATCACAAACAGTGGTTTCCTCAATTACTCAAAGCTCTGGCAACTTGAGCGGGAAGCCTCGGGACAAGCGGAAGACTCCTGCATTTCTGTCCAACTTGGGCAAGGCTACCTTAAGAGGCATCCGCAAGTGCCCTCAGTGTGGCGTTTACAACGGCACCCGTGGCCTCAGCTGTAAGAACAAGGCCTGTGGAACCATCTTCAGGGATGGAGACCACGGAACGGGGCGTTTGAAGAAAGGGGCGTGCGAAGTGGTTCAAGTTGTGACAGACAGTGGAGGTGGCAGGGCTGGAGGACCGCAAGTGTTCTCTGTGCGTCAGCGGGGACGTGGCTCTGAACAGCGAGGCTTTGTTGAGCTAGTCCTCACGGATACAGCTATTACTACCGCAGATGGAACCCTGTTGACCCGTGTCAACCTCGGTCGCTGTTACATGCCCTCTTGCCAGCAACACGAAAGTGAGCTGACAGTAGAAGGTGGCCATCAGCAAGTGTCGCAACAATCCAAAAGTCCCTGTACCCATGTGAAGCAAGCCATGGAGTGTCAGACTCAAGCAACTCCTCTGCCACTCAAGAGCTCTGTGCTAGAGGCCCTAGTGGCCACTTCCCAGGCCAAGGAAGAGTTGTGGAGGCTGGCTACCGAAACACCAGGACCGCTGGTGCAGAGGGTCTCTAAAGGCACCCTAATAGTGAAATGCCAGCCAGGTGAAGCCCACCCTCTGGGACTGCTGCATCTGACAGTGACCGTATCTGGTGTTAAAGACAAATCTGTGGGTCTGGCTCCCTTTCACTGTGCGTGTTATGAACCAAATACCAATGGGGATTTAGGGGTTAGAAGTGGGGGTCAGTCTAATATCAACGAAGGAGAAAATTCCCACCAGCATAGTTTACCTGAGCGCTGCCTTCATTtctatgcttgtgtgtgtgccttCACAAGTGATGAAAAGCTGGCTTCTGAGTTTTCAACTTTCCTCAACTACAACATCAACG GACTTCAGGAGAGGGCAGATGCCGCAGCGCTCAGTATGCCTGACTCTCAGCAGCACATTGAGCCTTCCATCTCTCATCGTTCCAAGAGGCTCAGATTTGTGGAGTCCTCTACAG TGTCACCTGACAGAATCGCCACAGAC GAAGTAGCCAGCCTGTGGATGAGACACATGTGTCACTGGGTTTCCAGCAGTGGCTGGCCAGTGTTACAGAGAGGATCCATCAGACGATGCACTTTCAGTTTGATG GAAAGCCTGAGCCATTGGTGTTCCACATCCCTCAGGCTTTCTTCAATGCCTTACAGCAGCGTTTATCATTGGGCTCAAAGAAGAGACGACTCCCCAACTACACCACCA TTACCTCTAGAGCTCACTCAGAGCTTTGTGAAGAACAGCGACGGCACCTATTCACCGTACCGCTGTCGGGAAACTCCTCCTGATCCTGGATCAGACACCTGCCAATATTCACGCTCCAATAAACCTCTGGCCATCAGACCGCTGGAGCTACGTACCTTCCTCAGAGTGG GGCCAGCTGAGCAGACAGAGCCGGTGCCCTTTGTGATCGAATGGATCCCAGACATCCTTCCGCACTCAAAGGTGGGAGAACTGAGGATCGGGTTTGAGTACGGTCATCAGCTGGGCAGTAAACCGGAGCACTGCAAGAAAGAGCTGAACAAACAGATGGCATCCCACGGCAGTGAAGACCCACTGTAG
- the ppm1db gene encoding protein phosphatase, Mg2+/Mn2+ dependent, 1Db has product MNPDLSLRVSVFSEQGGRKYMEDLTEVIVELEPSEDELRAAGHTDPKPDQEPVSESDPPDCADKPLPVTVTWRNTLSTDESDGTEPAAGDSRRSVAFFAVFDGHGGREAALFARDHLWDFLKKQRGFWSKDYRKVCAAIRKGFIACHHAMWKKLPEWPKTLTGLPSTSGTTASVVVIRGDRMFVAHVGDSSVVLGVREDPADKVIKAVEVTQDHKPELPKEKQRIEGLGGSVVKKSGVNRVVWKRPRLTHNGPVRRSTPIDQIPFLAVARALGDLWSYDFYSGEFVVSPEPDTNVVTLDPKRHRYIIVGSDGLWNMVPPQEAVTVCQSHDEAVAPFGMSVARRLGCHALMRWRQRMLRADNTSVIVIALPEPGKPHLPMHRDEVILSLAEGSHCDFAIGSRSITPLIKTPDPDLSSASSESLPALERRNGLSGVSLSAEPLLEENLPYTELTDKAVCPSEGNRTPETPLSPPDVSSPVGKRPRRSPLTLSSSRRRTSERSVPKRNAGKSPKRTPSVPILQPRKATLCVC; this is encoded by the exons ATGAATCCCGACCTATCACTGCGTGTGAGCGTCTTCTCCGAACAAGGAGGAAGGAAATACATGGAGGATTTAACCGAGGTGATCGTGGAGCTCGAGCCCAGCGAGGATGAGCTGCGGGCAGCCGGGCACACCGATCCGAAGCCGGATCAGGAGCCGGTCTCTGAAAGCGACCCGCCGGACTGCGCGGACAAGCCTTTGCCCGTCACGGTAACGTGGAGGAACACGCTGTCTACCGACGAGAGCGACGGAACGGAGCCGGCGGCGGGGGACAGCAGGAGATCCGTCGCGTTCTTTGCCGTGTTTGACGGCCACGGAGGACGGGAAGCCGCGCTGTTCGCCCGGGACCATCTCTGGGACTTTCTCAAGAAGCAGCGGGGCTTTTGGTCGAAGGATTACCGGAAAGTTTGTGCCGCGATTCGCAAGGGTTTCATCGCATGTCACCATGCAATGTGGAAAAAGCTTC ctgaaTGGCCAAAGACATTAACTGGCCTCCCCAGTACTTCGGGCACTACAGCCAGTGTGGTGGTCATCAGAGGAGACCGCATGTTTGTGGCTCATGTCGGGGACTCGTCTGTAGTGTTGGGTGTGAGGGAAGACCCAGCTGATAAAGTCATCAAAGCTGTGGAGGTCACGCAAGACCACAAGCCCGAGCTCCCGAAAGAGAAGCAGAGAATTGAGGGACTGGGTGGCAG CGTGGTGAAGAAGTCTGGTGTAAACCGTGTGGTGTGGAAGAGGCCTAGGCTAACTCACAACGGCCCGGTCAGAAGGAGCACCCCGATCGATCAGATCCCCTTCCTCGCTGTCGCCAGAGCTCTGG GTGATCTGTGGAGCTATGACTTCTAcagtggtgagtttgtggtgtCTCCCGAGCCTGACACCAATGTGGTGACCCTTGACCCTAAACGGCATCGATACATCATCGTTGGCAGCGATGGCCTTTGGAACATGGTGCCACCGCAGGAGGCAGTGACTGTGTGCCAGAGCCACGATGAAGCTGTG GCACCTTTCGGGATGTCAGTTGCGCGTCGGTTGGGATGCCACGCATTGATGCGATGGCGCCAGCGCATGCTCCGTGCAGACAACACCAGCGTCATAGTCATCGCCCTTCCTGAGCCTGGCAAACCTCACCTACCTATGCACAGAGACGAGGTCATACTTAGCCTGGCAGAGGGCTCGCATTGTGACTTCGCAATAGGGTCCCGCTCCATCACACCACTCATCAAG ACCCCAGATCCCGACCTGTCCTCAGCCAGCAGCGAGTCTTTGCCTGCGCTGGAGAGGAGGAACGGTTTGTCAGGAGTGAGTCTGAGCGCAGAACCCCTGTTAGAGGAAAACCTCCCTTACACCGAGCTCACGGACAAAGCTGTGTGCCCCAGCGAGGGTAACCGGACCCCAGAGACGCCCCTGTCCCCACCGGATGTGTCGAGCCCGGTGGGGAAGAGGCCCAGACGGAGCCCCCTCACCTTAAGCAGCTCCCGCCGGAGGACTAGTGAACGCTCCGTGCCCAAACGCAACGCCGGAAAGAGTCCCAAACGGACCCCCAGCGTCCCTATACTCCAGCCCCGCAAAGCAACCCTCTGCGTCTGCTGA